Proteins encoded within one genomic window of Timaviella obliquedivisa GSE-PSE-MK23-08B:
- the hisB gene encoding imidazoleglycerol-phosphate dehydratase HisB: MQTRDSLDNRSLLTLPGLEGRTASVHRTTGETDVQVSLNLDGQGKCAASTGIPFLDHMLHQISSHGLIDLEVKATGDIEIDDHHTNEDVGITLGQALGQALGDRKGIVRFGHFFAPLDEALVQVTLDFSGRPHLSYGLDIPTQRVGSYDTQLVREFFVAVVNHSHMTLHIRQLDGINSHHIIEATFKAFARALRMAVEIDPRRAGLIPSSKGVL, translated from the coding sequence GTCGCACTGCGTCCGTTCACCGCACGACGGGAGAAACAGATGTGCAAGTCAGCCTTAATTTGGACGGGCAGGGAAAATGTGCTGCATCTACAGGCATTCCTTTTTTAGATCACATGCTGCACCAAATTTCTTCCCATGGGCTGATTGACCTGGAAGTAAAAGCCACAGGCGATATTGAAATTGACGATCACCATACTAATGAAGACGTAGGAATTACTCTGGGGCAGGCACTGGGTCAAGCCTTGGGCGATCGCAAAGGCATTGTCCGCTTTGGGCACTTCTTCGCCCCTCTTGATGAAGCACTGGTTCAAGTTACACTCGACTTTTCAGGTCGTCCCCATCTTAGCTACGGACTCGACATTCCGACTCAACGGGTTGGCAGCTATGACACTCAACTTGTCCGAGAATTCTTCGTCGCAGTCGTCAACCATTCCCACATGACCCTACACATTCGCCAACTCGACGGCATCAACTCTCACCACATTATCGAAGCAACCTTCAAAGCCTTTGCTCGGGCGTTGCGTATGGCTGTAGAAATTGATCCGCGCCGTGCCGGACTGATTCCTAGTTCTAAGGGCGTGTTGTAG